The sequence GGTTTAAATGTAATTGAATATGTAAATCCACcttttatataaatcattaagtaaacagattttattagtgaactatatatttttattaattatatgtttCACAGAATCAGGACAATGATACCTTAAAGGAACTTCTTAAGAATGGCGTAGACAAAAAGTTAACACTAACAGTGTATAGTAGCAAAACACAAAGTGTAAGACAGACCGTTATAGTACCTAGTCTCACGTGGGGTGGGCAGGGTCTCCTTGGAGTTAGTATTAGATTTTGTTCCTTTGAAGGTTCTAACGAAAATGTTTGGCATGTTCTTGTAAGTATGTAACAAGCGTAATTATATTCtagaaaaaggaataaaaattactGAGAATATAGAGTAACATTTGCATTAATACACACTCATACATATTATCTAGGAAGTACATCCATCTTCTCCTGCTGAAGTAGCAGGTTTACGACCATTTACTGATTACATTATTGGTGCTGATTCAGTTCTACATGAATCTGAggatttatttactttgataGAGGCGCATGAATCGCGTACTTTAAACTTGTATGTATATAACACAGAAGATGATTCTTGCAGAGAAGTTACAATTATACCTAATCATAATTGGGGTGGAGAGGGAaggtatatataaatgtttctttgtttattatttcaattcatGCCTTATATCAATACGTTTTTATACTTTGTAGTTTGGGTTGTGGAATAGGATATGGATACCTACATAGAATACCAGTCAGGAGTGTGTTAAAACATAAATCCACTAACACATTCActgtatgtaatatattttttaagtacCGCGTCGGctatgataaaatattgaatgttattttaaatttattttaggGCAATGTTAAGCCTGCCGTTTCAACTCAAGTAACAACTGCAACTACTACTCACACAGGAGGAAGTAATGTGGTAACAAGTATACCTCCAGGTTTTTCTATTCCACCTAATTACGTTCCATCGCAAGATACCATTACAAAAGCTCAACTTGAAGCCACTACATTAATGCGACCTATGTACACACCAAGTGTACAGACATACACTGCTCCACAAATAAATCCTGCTAATGTCGGCGAATCTATACCACATGTGATATCTAATCAAAGCACTATTAATGTTATGAGTGGTGAGTTATTTTTAGAACTACATTTGTTTGCTACTTACATTTATGGTTTCAAAAAAGTGTTCATGATAATTTATCTATATTCAGGTAGTAATACTGCATCCGAACCAAATACAGTGCCAAATATACCTGGTATGCCTACTACACCACCTTTACCAACATTCACCACTAATACAacagtttttaatgaaactagCGCTGCAGTTGAGTTGCCCAAGGGTATGTATAGTCCAACGACTATACAGATCACGCCTCAGAATACTCCAACACCTGTAGTACAGTTTAATGTGCCTCAATCACATGTTGTGACAACACCAATTTCGTTACCTGGCATGCCACCCATTACTGTTAGTGCAAGTTTACCGCAGAATACACCTTTCTATACATCTGTTCTTCAACAAAATCAAATGACTGGCGTAAATACAATTCCCACGTCTACAGTAACACCAACACAGTAGtaatagatttatttttaacgaaaaaaCCCTTTTCGTTTCCCAACAAAATGGATATTgatgaaggaaaataaaagcgCAACTTatatgttacaaaaatattgttgCTCTACTCTTGTGCGTTTATACTTTATTACTTGTCTAAACATTATATACACAAGTTCTTGGGTACACAAGggaaaaattatgtaattctGTACATAGTTAAAATAATCACTAAAACTAGGATTAAATTAAAAGCATTTACAAAACagaagtattaaattttgtttagcttttaacatttttcattgtgCATGTTTGTAAGTACTTCccttatctttttaattatgtaccaaggtaatatatatttatgtaataatatatgttCAATTTACATTGCTGTATCATtatagaaatttgttattaagTATAGTTTGTACAATTTGTATACAATATGATTGTACAATAACAATGTAAAccatttatgtattatttgaacaactaatatcaataaattttaaaacttttaaagaTTACGCTTGTAAAGTAATTTATCTACAGGAAATGTATTTCTTTTCACAGTATTGTAATTGCAATAGACTGTTTTCGAGAAACAAAACTCAAAAGCTATTGCTTTTAAGAAAAAgcatttattgtatattgtacaCATTGATACAAgatgttacatttttttacaaatacatACAATTTACTAATATACAAGATCAGACTGTTTAAACTTGTAAacatatcattttaaaaaagatttaaataattagTTCTACATCTGACAATTCCTCCTCACTAGGAAGAACAACTTTGGATGGATCTATAAGGTTTGGATCTACCAAAGGCAAACCATTTTCTTCTCTATAACGAAGCTGCAAATATGCTTCTCGTTTTGCCCAATCGTGCAATTGTGGATCTGGCCAATATACTGTGACAACTGATAATGTGACGAAAAGTACAGATACAAGTACAAACATCGTTTGGTGCATACGTATTCGATCCTCGAACTTATCTTCATAGTGGAATCCATAACTGACCCAAGGCTTTTTTTCATACGGTACGTCCGTTGTATTTGTAGCTTTGGTGGGCATTGATGACATGAGACGTCGCGTTGTATCATGCACTTTCAAAACTTTTGGTTTACCTAAGAAGGTGAATACCTCCTTGATTCCCCGAGAACGAATTCCTCGAAGTAACATTAACATCTTTCAAAGTGGATGTCTTCtcaaatatatatagaaattgttAATCTGAAAATACACAATTCGTTAATTCTTACAGGGCATTAATGTActgtaataattacaaaaaccaAAATTAAATACCTACGAACCTACTTCCGCCTAGAGTACATAACTCTTAAGGTTAGACGACTATGCGCAAAAGAGAAGTCGCAGATTGTACTACGTTTACGAAAAGAACGTGTGAGGGCGCAGCAATTTCAAATTGGAATCGTCAAATGATTTGAAATTACAtgtatacattaaaattaataaatgttccaTTTATTTTCGTTCTCGTTTATTTTTGTCAAAActagataattataaatatatatgtatattttacatatatgtatatttttgataaaaatatatttatttccatataaaaaaatacatcatAGAAATATGAAACGTATTTTACATTATGTCTGTTTAGTTTGCATTACATTTTCCTTATTATCAGAATCTTTATTTTCCGCATGTAGTGTGGACTGGATTATTTCGTGCCATAAAAGGTCAACTAAATTATGAATTTCGTTTTTGTAACAAAAGTGATGAATATAATCCACTTTATTTGATACATCTGATATCATGATTAAGGATAACTATTCTCCAAGATATCTAATGTTCTATaactaaaaaaactaaaaacaaataagttaaataataatcaCTCAATTATAAGGATACATCCTTTAGCATTTTCTGTAAGGTTTTCATAATCCCATCGTATTCTAGTTAATtccttatataaattatattttttcctgtAAGAAATTAATgatgaatttttaagaaaaggaatatttataatacaaacaagAGCAAATTATTGTACAAACCTTCCTTGATCCAACAGTTCTTGGTCACGCAAATTTCGCTTACGGGCCTTCAGTTTATTTCTCTCTAACTCTAATGAATGATTCTCATccaaaaatttgttcttttcagCTTCTAATTCTGCCtatacaagtaatgcacttttttatatttgtgaaaaaggaacaattatattgaacataaaaataattactatgcAATCTAAATGCTTTGACAAGGTATGCTCCTTGTACTCCGATATTTGTTTCTCGGATTGGAGGTTCTCCTTCATGGAggttatttttaacattaattccTGAATCTTGATTTCATCTTCTACAAAGCAGCaaagcacttttatttatttataaaacataaaaacgaCAGTATCTACTAATACAATAAGTTAATTACCGTTACAGTGTTGATCCTGTTTAGTTTTAACATTATCTATTGACATTATTTTTTGTTGTAGCATTTCTTTCATCTGCGCATCTGTAACTTTAACATGTTTGTTCTTTAAGGTCATTATACTATCCattgttattcttttttaacaGTATTTTTAATGAAGTCTTCAGTACAACTTCGTAAACACAAATTTCATCGTTAGTTAACCAGCCGGTGATCTTTCTTAggatttaaataattactatgCACTGTTGCCAACAGTCAAGTCAACGAATATAAGTAACTTGTACTGTCTATAATCCGCGAATAACTTTGAACAAGTTAAAATTAACTAATGTTacataattctaattctaattatttatatccTTCTTTAAAACAcatgaatattaatgattaaagtATCAATCGATGTTGGTAtataagaaaacaagaaaagtaaagggaaatgaaaatgaaatctgTAAATGATGAAGtgcaaaataaatttaacaaagcacgcatgcatttattaaatgtagtcgcattctttaattaaaaatatattgaagtctGAGAAAATAGGTTACATACCATTTTATAATgcataaaaaatacatttttttattcaattcatgtattttataatagttttataacattattattacaagtaTTTTAACAGAGATCATATTTATAATCACATGCACTTTACCTTTGAAAGGCAAACATTGAACAGTCGTGTACAGAGCGGATGTCGAGTAAGGTGTGATATTAATCACTGATATGTTaccaaaatgtttattataatggtatataagtataaaatattataaactgtgATTTTACGTAGATACGATATTATACGTGTAATAAACATAATGCAGATGCAATATGCACCTACTTCGAAGATTCCAAGAGTAGATAATAACTTAACCTAATGTCTAATGcatttttcaaacataattcAATAATAGTTACTCAGTAAAGTATAAATCACCATATTTTATgacttattatatataaatatttaatacataaaaaaatgatattgaTCATTCTTCAATATCAAGAGATACTTTCCTCAGCAACAGTTATCAAACACGTTAAGAATGAATGTCAGTACTGAAAGAATTCTCTGTTAAACATAAAGTGTACGACCATGTgtttatattatcaataataattataataacctatgatacttaatatttagaACATACACAAATTTGTACAGCATACAAATCAGAACTGTTTAAATACAGAGAATTCCACtggaaatttgtttgaaatatttgaatgaatgcAGGATagttattcta comes from Nomia melanderi isolate GNS246 chromosome 7, iyNomMela1, whole genome shotgun sequence and encodes:
- the LOC116424957 gene encoding uncharacterized protein LOC116424957 — its product is MDSIMTLKNKHVKVTDAQMKEMLQQKIMSIDNVKTKQDQHCNEDEIKIQELMLKITSMKENLQSEKQISEYKEHTLSKHLDCIAELEAEKNKFLDENHSLELERNKLKARKRNLRDQELLDQGRKKYNLYKELTRIRWDYENLTENAKGYVSNKVDYIHHFCYKNEIHNLVDLLWHEIIQSTLHAENKDSDNKENVMQTKQT
- the NP15.6 gene encoding NADH dehydrogenase [ubiquinone] 1 beta subcomplex subunit NP15.6; the protein is MLMLLRGIRSRGIKEVFTFLGKPKVLKVHDTTRRLMSSMPTKATNTTDVPYEKKPWVSYGFHYEDKFEDRIRMHQTMFVLVSVLFVTLSVVTVYWPDPQLHDWAKREAYLQLRYREENGLPLVDPNLIDPSKVVLPSEEELSDVELII
- the Grasp65 gene encoding Golgi reassembly-stacking protein 2 — its product is MGSSHSIEVPGGGPEGYHVLRVQEGSPGQKAGLEAFFDFIVAIGNTRLNQDNDTLKELLKNGVDKKLTLTVYSSKTQSVRQTVIVPSLTWGGQGLLGVSIRFCSFEGSNENVWHVLEVHPSSPAEVAGLRPFTDYIIGADSVLHESEDLFTLIEAHESRTLNLYVYNTEDDSCREVTIIPNHNWGGEGSLGCGIGYGYLHRIPVRSVLKHKSTNTFTGNVKPAVSTQVTTATTTHTGGSNVVTSIPPGFSIPPNYVPSQDTITKAQLEATTLMRPMYTPSVQTYTAPQINPANVGESIPHVISNQSTINVMSGSNTASEPNTVPNIPGMPTTPPLPTFTTNTTVFNETSAAVELPKGMYSPTTIQITPQNTPTPVVQFNVPQSHVVTTPISLPGMPPITVSASLPQNTPFYTSVLQQNQMTGVNTIPTSTVTPTQ